From the Anoplopoma fimbria isolate UVic2021 breed Golden Eagle Sablefish chromosome 14, Afim_UVic_2022, whole genome shotgun sequence genome, one window contains:
- the gfi1b gene encoding zinc finger protein Gfi-1b yields the protein MPRSFLVKNKRCSSYNVHRSHVDQPAAPTCTEDTSEVQTTDSEDGPQSSPVDQFSLEKDEAELERPLPAHPEPARPPVAPTQPYYLNEPHIAGFAPYFKPSYGWEPVPTSYKLRQMSFSPTVLQHTSNLYSNHISRSPQPQQPLDCSTHYSPTSDSYHCIACEKVFSTPHGLEVHVRRSHSGTRPFGCSICRKTFGHAVSLEQHMNVHSQEKSFECKMCGKSFKRSSTLSTHLLIHSDTRPYPCQYCGKRFHQKSDMKKHTYIHTGEKPHKCQVCGKAFSQSSNLITHSRKHTGFKPFGCDICAKGFQRKVDLRRHHESQHSLK from the exons ATGCCTCGGTCATTTCTGGTGAAGAATAAAAGGTGCTCGTCCTATAATGTTCACCGATCTCACGTAGACCAGCCTGCGGCCCCGACCTGCACAG AAGACACATCAGAGGTCCAGACCACGGACTCTGAAGACGGGCCTCAGTCTTCCCCTGTGGACCAGTTCTCCTTAGAAAAGGACGAGGCAGAGCTTGAACGCCCCTTACCTGCTCACCCAGAGCCAGCCAGACCCCCCGTGGCTCCCACACAGCCATACTACCTAAATG AGCCTCACATTGCTGGATTTGCTCCTTACTTTAAGCCGTCGTACGGCTGGGAGCCGGTGCCGACCTCCTACAAGCTCCGCCAGATGAGTTTCAGCCCCACGGTGCTGCAGCACACCAGCAACCTGTACAGCAACCACATCAGCCGCAGCCCACAGCCTCAGCAGCCTCTGGACTGCAGCACGCACTACTCCCCCACCTCAGACTCCTACCACTGTATCGCCTGTGAAAAG GTGTTCTCAACGCCCCACGGCCTAGAGGTTCACGTCCGGAGGTCGCACAGCGGAACCAGACCCTTTGGCTGCAGCATCTGCAGGAAAACCTTCGGCCACGCCGTCAGCCTGGAACAGCACATGAACGTCCACTCTCAG GAGAAAAGCTTTGAGTGCAAGATGTGTGGCAAATCCTTCAAGCGCTCGTCCACTCTCTCCACGCACCTGCTCATCCACTCCGACACGAGGCCTTACCCCTGCCAGTACTGCGGCAAGAGGTTCCACCAGAAGTCTGACATGAAGAAACACACCTACATTCACACCG GTGAAAAGCCCCACAAATGCCAAGTGTGCGGTAAAGCGTTCAGTCAGAGCTCCAACCTgatcacacacagcaggaaacaCACGGGCTTCAAACCGTTTGGATGTGACATTTGCGCCAAGGGCTTCCAGCGGAAGGTGGATCTCCGCCGGCACCACGAGAGCCAGCACAGCTTAAAGTGA